In the Phycisphaerae bacterium genome, one interval contains:
- a CDS encoding type II toxin-antitoxin system HicB family antitoxin, giving the protein MRYRVIIEQDEDGQFVAECPTLPGCVSQGATRDEALANIKDAMNGYLESLRKHGEPIPPSIWEETVELPD; this is encoded by the coding sequence CTGCGATACCGAGTAATCATCGAACAAGACGAGGACGGGCAGTTCGTTGCCGAATGCCCCACTCTGCCGGGTTGCGTCAGTCAGGGAGCAACGCGCGATGAGGCCCTGGCCAACATAAAGGACGCGATGAACGGCTACCTTGAAAGCCTTCGCAAGCACGGCGAGCCGATCCCGCCGTCGATATGGGAAGAGACGGTGGAGCTGCCGGATTGA
- a CDS encoding type II toxin-antitoxin system HicA family toxin, with protein sequence MTRLPTISGREAVRALQQLGYVMDHQTGGHVILRHQDPPHRRLTIPNHRELAKGTLRAIIRQAGLTVEEFAALL encoded by the coding sequence TTGACCCGCCTGCCGACCATCTCCGGTCGGGAAGCGGTCCGGGCGCTCCAGCAGCTCGGCTATGTGATGGACCACCAAACCGGTGGGCACGTCATATTGCGCCATCAGGATCCGCCACATCGGCGCCTGACTATTCCGAACCACCGCGAATTGGCCAAGGGAACGTTGCGGGCGATCATTCGACAGGCCGGACTGACCGTGGAGGAGTTCGCTGCGCTACTTTGA